The proteins below come from a single Tenuifilum thalassicum genomic window:
- a CDS encoding ABC-F family ATP-binding cassette domain-containing protein: MATIYLQAEKIYKSFGDLEVLSDVSLSLFKNQRTALVARNGTGKSTLLNILAGADTPDSGKVTFRNDISFGYLPQEPQLNLSSTVLENVFNADDEISLAIRKYELALEKADKDELQHAIDEMDRLNIWDREQKAKQILSVLKLNEFNQRVDFLSGGQRKRVALAAILISNPDLLILDEPTNHLDLEMVEWLEDYLTRSQKTLLMVTHDRYFLDRVCTDIIEIDNKQVYTYNGNYSYFIEKRDERIRAKQAEIDKASNLLRRETEWMQRMPQARGTKAKYRIDAFYKLRETASQNLQTDNLEINVSASRLGKKIMEVKGLSKSFGSKVILKDFSYTFNRFERLGIVGANGTGKTTFLNLITSSLPPDLGVIDPGPTLKIAYYRQGGMNIPDDTKVIDVVREIADVITLANGKTITASQFLNNFLFPPDKQYTYVRKLSGGEKRRLYLLTILMQNPNFLILDEPTNDLDIFTLNVLEDYLANFPGVVIVVSHDRYFMDKIVDGLLIFEGDGEISGFPGNYTEYRQWLKEQEKETDNQAKQRAKTKNKPQQKERNKNKLTYAQKKELEQLTIDIEKLEKEKKEIEELLNSGTLNPDELVEKSTRYSEITKMLEDKEMRWLELSEYES; encoded by the coding sequence TTGGCAACAATATACTTACAAGCAGAAAAAATTTACAAGTCGTTTGGCGATTTAGAGGTTTTAAGCGACGTATCGCTTAGCTTATTTAAAAATCAACGAACAGCACTTGTGGCGCGTAACGGTACTGGTAAAAGTACGCTGCTTAACATTCTTGCAGGCGCTGATACTCCTGATTCGGGGAAAGTTACCTTTCGAAATGATATTAGCTTTGGCTATCTTCCACAGGAACCTCAACTCAACCTATCTAGTACTGTCTTAGAAAATGTATTTAATGCTGACGATGAAATCTCACTAGCGATTCGAAAATATGAATTGGCACTTGAAAAAGCCGATAAGGACGAACTTCAACATGCTATTGATGAAATGGATCGGCTTAATATCTGGGATAGAGAGCAAAAAGCAAAGCAAATTCTTTCGGTCCTTAAGCTAAATGAGTTTAACCAACGAGTAGATTTTCTATCAGGTGGTCAGCGTAAGCGCGTTGCTCTTGCTGCAATTCTTATCAGCAACCCTGATTTACTAATACTTGACGAACCCACCAACCACCTTGACTTGGAGATGGTTGAATGGCTTGAAGATTACCTTACCCGCTCTCAAAAAACGTTACTAATGGTTACTCACGATCGATACTTCCTCGACCGTGTTTGTACCGATATCATTGAAATAGATAACAAACAGGTGTATACATACAATGGGAACTACTCATACTTTATAGAAAAGCGAGATGAACGTATACGTGCTAAGCAAGCAGAGATAGACAAGGCTAGCAACCTATTGAGGCGCGAAACGGAATGGATGCAACGAATGCCTCAGGCGAGAGGCACTAAGGCTAAATACCGCATCGACGCTTTTTACAAGCTTCGTGAAACGGCTTCGCAAAATTTACAAACCGATAACCTTGAGATAAATGTAAGCGCCTCGCGCTTGGGCAAAAAGATAATGGAGGTAAAGGGTTTGTCAAAAAGTTTTGGAAGCAAAGTAATTCTTAAGGATTTTTCATACACATTTAACCGTTTTGAAAGACTTGGTATAGTTGGTGCTAACGGTACTGGCAAAACAACCTTTCTAAATCTTATAACCAGCAGCCTACCACCCGATTTGGGTGTAATTGACCCAGGGCCAACCCTTAAAATTGCATACTACCGCCAAGGTGGAATGAATATCCCCGACGATACCAAAGTTATTGATGTTGTGCGCGAAATAGCAGATGTGATAACACTTGCCAATGGCAAAACCATAACTGCTTCTCAGTTTCTAAACAACTTCCTGTTTCCACCCGATAAACAATATACCTATGTCCGCAAATTGAGTGGCGGTGAGAAGCGTAGGCTTTATCTGCTTACTATTCTAATGCAAAATCCAAACTTTTTAATTCTTGATGAGCCTACAAACGACCTAGATATATTTACCCTAAACGTTCTTGAAGATTACCTTGCAAATTTTCCGGGAGTAGTTATTGTTGTTTCTCACGACCGCTACTTCATGGATAAGATAGTAGATGGGCTACTTATATTTGAAGGCGATGGTGAGATAAGTGGTTTCCCTGGAAACTACACGGAATATCGTCAATGGTTAAAAGAGCAAGAAAAAGAAACCGATAATCAAGCAAAGCAGAGGGCAAAGACCAAAAACAAACCACAACAAAAAGAGCGAAATAAGAACAAGCTTACATATGCTCAAAAGAAAGAGTTGGAACAGCTAACTATTGACATTGAAAAGCTAGAAAAAGAAAAAAAGGAGATAGAAGAATTGCTTAATAGTGGCACCCTTAACCCTGATGAACTGGTTGAAAAGTCAACACGTTATAGCGAAATTACAAAAATGCTTGAGGATAAAGAGATGCGCTGGTTAGAACTTTCAGAATATGAAAGCTAG
- the nth gene encoding endonuclease III, with protein MSSKKELYSFVIDYFSSTRPVAETELNYTTPYELLVAVILSAQCTDKRVNMITPGFFKRFPDAKSLSNATVEEVYELIKSCSYPNNKAKNLLGMAKTLMDEFDGIVPSDIELLQRLPGVGRKTANVIASVVFNKPAMAVDTHVFRVANRIGLVSNAKTPLAVERQLIKHFPQDLIPKAHHWLILHGRYICIARKPKCEECGLTPVCKEYKKISRKKEK; from the coding sequence ATGTCATCTAAAAAGGAGTTATATAGTTTTGTAATAGACTATTTTAGTAGCACGCGACCAGTTGCTGAGACGGAGTTGAACTATACAACTCCCTATGAGCTTTTGGTAGCTGTAATTTTAAGCGCTCAGTGCACCGATAAGCGTGTTAACATGATAACCCCTGGCTTTTTTAAACGTTTCCCAGATGCTAAGAGTCTATCGAATGCTACTGTTGAAGAGGTTTATGAACTTATTAAGAGCTGTTCATATCCCAACAATAAAGCTAAAAACCTTTTGGGAATGGCAAAAACTCTAATGGATGAGTTTGATGGTATTGTGCCTTCGGATATTGAACTTTTGCAACGATTACCAGGAGTTGGTCGTAAAACAGCCAACGTGATTGCATCTGTGGTTTTCAATAAGCCTGCAATGGCCGTAGATACACATGTTTTTCGTGTGGCAAATAGAATTGGGCTGGTGAGCAATGCCAAAACGCCCCTTGCTGTTGAGCGGCAGCTTATAAAACATTTTCCTCAAGACCTTATTCCTAAAGCGCATCATTGGTTAATTTTGCATGGCCGTTATATCTGCATTGCACGTAAACCCAAATGCGAAGAATGTGGATTAACTCCTGTTTGCAAAGAGTATAAGAAAATTAGTAGGAAGAAGGAAAAATAA
- a CDS encoding outer membrane beta-barrel protein: MKRIIALSIILLLTSQVFAQLFVGGNIGLSMTGGKVDNGNTSVDKQKVTSFAFAPMAGMFLNDKLAVGTSLSFNLNNTKTPGNPEQIDRTTSFGVTPFVRYYAFTVNKFSLFAQANVGFAYSVEKSKVGSTTTTGPKTSTLSINASPGIAYNLSEKVQLEAHINGFNFGYSRISVKDNNNTDITNSFGLGVDLDNIATSGFITIGAIVKL, from the coding sequence ATGAAAAGAATCATTGCTTTATCTATTATCCTTTTATTAACATCGCAAGTATTTGCACAACTTTTTGTTGGAGGGAATATAGGTCTCTCCATGACAGGTGGAAAGGTTGATAACGGAAACACCTCCGTAGATAAACAAAAGGTTACTAGCTTTGCGTTTGCACCTATGGCTGGTATGTTTTTAAACGACAAGCTCGCAGTAGGAACAAGCTTATCTTTTAATTTAAATAATACCAAAACACCAGGTAACCCAGAGCAAATTGATCGCACAACTTCATTTGGTGTTACACCATTTGTTCGCTACTATGCATTTACCGTAAATAAGTTTTCGTTATTTGCTCAAGCAAATGTAGGGTTTGCATATAGCGTAGAAAAATCAAAAGTAGGTTCCACTACAACAACAGGCCCCAAAACATCAACCTTAAGCATTAACGCCTCACCGGGAATAGCATATAATCTTTCAGAAAAGGTTCAGCTTGAGGCTCATATTAATGGATTCAATTTTGGCTATAGTAGAATTTCGGTTAAAGACAATAATAACACCGATATAACCAATAGCTTTGGGCTTGGGGTAGATCTAGACAATATTGCAACAAGTGGATTTATCACCATTGGAGCAATAGTTAAACTTTAA
- a CDS encoding alpha/beta hydrolase: MKKKILAVLLVLTYSCAFSQVVFIIDSVPQSTKSEDTIFLASELNGWMPNDKSMAFDKVDGKYILTLNANPDTFEYKVSKGSWKMVEVDEKGNDIRNRIYFPKKDTVFLRVKGWRDDFKRNPKKSTASKNVRFLPTNIEMRKLKRKRTVRVYLPPNYHKRQAFPVIYMHDGQNVFDDATSFAGEWGIDEIMDSLYHARGFSAIVVAIYNDSKERLNEYSPWRNDSLGYGGDGDKYADFIVNDLKPYMDRNFRTNPLPQYNAIIGSSMGGLISLYIGLEYPKVFGRVGVFSPSLWFSPEVFSYVSKKKRRNNQRFYLLAGEKEGEKMVENLKLLEGYMYSNGYDSPDYLKIKIAPDGRHSEWFWKREFVEAIEYLFGI, encoded by the coding sequence ATGAAAAAAAAGATTTTAGCAGTTCTACTAGTACTGACTTACAGTTGTGCATTCTCGCAAGTAGTATTTATTATCGACTCAGTGCCTCAATCAACAAAATCAGAGGATACAATCTTTTTAGCATCTGAACTAAATGGTTGGATGCCAAATGATAAAAGCATGGCTTTTGATAAGGTTGATGGCAAGTATATCTTAACGTTAAATGCAAATCCTGATACTTTTGAGTATAAAGTTTCAAAAGGTAGCTGGAAAATGGTTGAGGTTGATGAGAAGGGAAACGACATAAGGAATAGAATTTACTTTCCCAAAAAGGATACTGTTTTTTTAAGAGTTAAAGGATGGCGCGATGATTTTAAAAGGAATCCAAAAAAATCAACAGCATCAAAGAATGTCAGGTTTCTCCCTACAAATATAGAGATGCGCAAGTTAAAACGAAAGCGTACAGTTAGGGTTTATCTTCCTCCAAATTATCATAAAAGACAAGCATTCCCTGTAATTTATATGCACGATGGACAGAATGTTTTTGACGATGCTACATCTTTTGCTGGAGAGTGGGGGATTGATGAGATTATGGATAGCTTATATCATGCCCGTGGTTTTTCAGCAATAGTAGTTGCCATTTATAACGATAGTAAAGAGCGGCTAAATGAGTATTCTCCTTGGCGAAACGACTCTCTTGGTTATGGTGGCGATGGCGATAAGTATGCCGATTTCATTGTAAATGACCTTAAGCCTTACATGGATAGAAACTTCAGAACAAATCCATTACCTCAGTACAATGCAATAATAGGGAGCTCAATGGGTGGTTTAATCTCACTTTATATTGGATTAGAGTATCCAAAGGTGTTTGGTAGGGTAGGAGTGTTTTCACCTTCATTATGGTTTTCGCCTGAAGTGTTTAGCTATGTATCGAAAAAGAAACGGAGAAATAATCAGCGATTCTATTTGCTTGCTGGAGAAAAGGAGGGAGAGAAAATGGTTGAAAATTTAAAGCTACTTGAAGGATACATGTATTCAAATGGCTATGATAGCCCAGATTATCTGAAAATTAAAATTGCACCCGATGGAAGACATTCGGAGTGGTTTTGGAAAAGAGAATTTGTTGAAGCTATTGAGTATTTGTTTGGAATATAA
- a CDS encoding RDD family protein codes for MENMKYAGFWWRFLAYLIDAIVLWVVNLIVISPLIGLFGLSAASSMSADMTQSEAIGMAGAFFGAAMVTNLALIVIAWLYFAIMESSKFQGTLGKMAIGIIVTDLEGNRISFARATGRYFGKILSSMILLIGYIMAGFTEKKQALHDMLASTLVWKK; via the coding sequence ATGGAAAACATGAAGTATGCTGGTTTTTGGTGGCGTTTTTTAGCCTATCTAATTGATGCAATAGTTCTTTGGGTGGTTAACCTTATTGTAATTTCACCATTAATTGGATTATTTGGGCTTTCAGCAGCTAGTTCTATGTCAGCTGATATGACGCAATCAGAAGCCATTGGTATGGCTGGAGCATTCTTTGGAGCTGCAATGGTTACTAATTTAGCGTTAATTGTAATTGCATGGCTTTACTTTGCAATAATGGAATCGTCAAAGTTCCAGGGTACTCTTGGTAAAATGGCTATAGGTATCATTGTTACCGATTTGGAAGGGAATAGGATTTCTTTTGCACGTGCAACTGGCCGCTATTTTGGGAAAATACTTTCTAGCATGATCTTATTGATAGGTTATATCATGGCTGGTTTTACCGAGAAAAAACAGGCATTGCATGATATGCTTGCATCAACATTAGTTTGGAAAAAGTAG
- the cdaA gene encoding diadenylate cyclase CdaA — protein MGCFLTPLFIHIRILDIIDIFIVAFLLYQFYLLIRGTAAMNIFSGIVLLYVVWLVVKALNMELLGSILGQVIGVGVIALIILFQQEIRKFLLILGAKYTSKGKNAIESILGNEPSSKILIDTESISRACTNLSLTKTGALIVIARNSNLEVYAETGDIINANISARLLENIFFKNSPLHDGAVIIDNNMIVAARCVLPISENLNLPPHFGMRHKAALGLTEATDALVIIVSEETGKISIADNGRIDYDINPDELKHKLDLKLMNR, from the coding sequence ATGGGCTGCTTCCTTACACCACTTTTTATTCATATTCGGATACTTGACATCATCGATATTTTTATCGTTGCGTTCCTGCTTTATCAGTTCTACCTGCTTATAAGGGGCACTGCAGCCATGAATATCTTCTCTGGGATTGTACTGCTTTATGTAGTGTGGCTTGTTGTTAAAGCCCTAAACATGGAACTGCTGGGTAGCATTTTAGGACAAGTAATTGGGGTAGGAGTAATTGCATTAATCATTCTTTTTCAACAAGAAATAAGGAAGTTTCTACTTATCCTTGGAGCAAAATATACATCAAAGGGTAAAAACGCTATTGAATCCATTTTAGGTAATGAACCTTCGAGCAAAATACTTATTGATACTGAATCTATTTCGCGAGCATGTACGAACCTTTCCTTAACAAAAACAGGCGCATTAATAGTTATTGCTCGAAACTCGAATCTTGAGGTTTATGCCGAAACAGGCGATATTATCAATGCCAACATATCTGCCCGATTACTTGAAAATATCTTTTTCAAAAATAGTCCCTTGCACGATGGGGCAGTAATTATTGATAATAATATGATTGTTGCTGCTCGCTGTGTACTTCCAATTTCAGAGAACCTTAATCTTCCTCCACATTTTGGAATGCGCCATAAGGCAGCTTTAGGATTAACTGAAGCAACTGATGCTTTGGTAATAATAGTATCAGAAGAAACTGGGAAAATAAGTATTGCCGATAATGGACGAATTGATTATGACATTAATCCCGATGAACTCAAACATAAGCTAGACCTTAAACTTATGAATAGGTAA
- the folP gene encoding dihydropteroate synthase: MEQQRSVFIPRKTLHCNGKLITIDKPFVMGIINVTKDSFFSGSRYRSSYSIAKRAQQILAEGGDIIDVGACSTRPGSKPVSENEEMKRLNKALTAIRKKFPDAIISVDTFRSSVAKRVVKDFNVDIINDISAGEIDSAMFKTVAELNVPYILMHMKGTPENMQQNPTYENVIRELVLFFNEKIEKLKQHNVKDIIIDPGFGFGKTIEHNYTILKNLETFRLLELPLLVGISRKSMIYKALGISPEKALNGTTILNTIALQKGASILRVHDVRPAVEAIKLMNIVNSQPEFQFI, encoded by the coding sequence ATGGAACAACAACGTTCAGTTTTTATTCCCAGAAAGACGTTACACTGTAACGGAAAACTCATTACAATAGACAAGCCATTTGTAATGGGAATTATTAATGTTACAAAAGATTCATTTTTTAGCGGCAGCAGATACAGGTCTTCTTACAGCATTGCCAAAAGAGCTCAGCAAATACTTGCAGAGGGCGGAGATATAATTGATGTTGGAGCTTGTTCTACACGTCCTGGCTCTAAACCTGTTTCGGAAAATGAGGAGATGAAACGCTTAAACAAAGCTCTTACTGCCATTAGAAAAAAATTTCCCGATGCAATTATCTCGGTCGATACCTTTCGTTCGTCGGTTGCTAAAAGAGTAGTTAAGGATTTTAACGTTGATATTATAAACGATATTTCGGCAGGCGAAATTGATTCAGCAATGTTTAAAACCGTTGCTGAGCTAAATGTTCCTTACATTCTTATGCACATGAAAGGAACACCTGAAAATATGCAACAGAACCCAACTTACGAAAATGTAATTAGGGAGCTTGTACTTTTTTTTAATGAAAAGATAGAGAAGCTAAAACAACACAACGTTAAGGACATAATTATAGACCCAGGTTTTGGTTTTGGTAAGACCATCGAACATAATTACACCATTCTTAAAAACCTTGAAACATTCCGCCTACTTGAACTGCCATTGCTTGTTGGCATTTCAAGAAAATCGATGATTTACAAAGCACTAGGCATTTCGCCCGAAAAGGCTTTAAATGGAACTACCATATTAAATACAATAGCCTTGCAGAAAGGCGCATCGATTCTAAGGGTGCACGATGTTAGGCCCGCTGTTGAAGCAATAAAACTAATGAATATTGTTAATAGCCAACCTGAATTCCAATTTATATAA
- the tmk gene encoding dTMP kinase yields the protein MALIVIEGLDGAGKSTQIDKLTKILNDNSIPNHFLHFPRVDTPFFGELIARFLRGDLGDINSVDPYVVALLYATDRMDAAAQIKSWLDKNHVVLLDRYVYSNVAFQCAKLKNDDEINRLREWILKLEFEYFDIPKPDLNIFLNVPFEFTRSKLTQQRIGDSRSYLNGKDDIHEKDLEFQRRVRRIYLEQEKNDANFVVLNCDNNKGQMLPPDDISTMILKEINKRKLLNH from the coding sequence ATGGCTTTAATAGTAATAGAAGGACTTGATGGTGCGGGAAAATCAACCCAAATTGATAAGCTCACAAAAATATTAAACGATAATTCAATCCCTAATCACTTTCTTCATTTTCCAAGAGTCGATACTCCATTTTTTGGGGAGCTTATTGCTCGGTTCTTACGTGGCGATTTGGGCGATATTAATTCTGTGGACCCTTACGTTGTAGCCCTTTTATATGCAACTGATAGAATGGATGCGGCAGCACAGATTAAAAGTTGGCTCGATAAGAATCATGTGGTTTTACTTGACAGATATGTTTATTCTAATGTTGCATTTCAGTGTGCAAAACTTAAAAACGATGATGAAATTAATAGGTTGCGTGAATGGATACTAAAGCTTGAGTTCGAATACTTTGACATCCCAAAACCCGATTTAAATATTTTCTTGAATGTCCCCTTTGAGTTTACCAGAAGTAAGCTAACACAACAACGTATAGGTGATTCCCGTTCCTATTTAAATGGGAAGGATGATATTCATGAGAAAGATTTAGAGTTTCAAAGAAGAGTCCGTAGAATATACTTAGAGCAAGAAAAGAACGATGCAAACTTTGTGGTATTAAATTGCGATAACAACAAAGGGCAGATGTTGCCACCCGATGATATTTCAACCATGATATTGAAGGAAATCAATAAACGAAAATTGTTAAACCATTAA
- a CDS encoding BT_3928 family protein, with product MNKKFTLLARYLLAIVFIFSGFVKGVDPWGTAYKLHDYFLAFHLDFLDNLSLVFSFILCVAELYIGLLLLFGVKLRLAAWGAFLFMLVFTPLTLILALTNPISDCGCFGDAIKLSNWGTFIKNIFFFIAAAILFASRKSITSKFSVLKEFAVAILLLAISLLPSIHGIRHQPLIDFRPFHVGANLLDYTTVPDDAPQDVYKTILYYEKDGVVKEFDESNYPWNDSTWTFVDSKSYLVQKGYTPLINNFVVYSEDGHNYTDSILYSDGYLLLPVIPYTKYLTKEADEVFNKINKKAFEKGIKIFGLVSASGKDLLDLEQKHRLFFPMLQADEVMLKTIVRSQPGLLLLYNGTIIGKWHWRDIPKDLLDVKNPHAYLIKTLKKSNENYQVLAISISLLLLLLLINVNTKNRR from the coding sequence ATGAATAAAAAATTTACCCTTCTTGCTAGATATCTTTTAGCCATTGTTTTCATTTTCTCTGGTTTTGTAAAGGGGGTTGACCCCTGGGGTACTGCCTATAAACTACATGATTACTTCTTGGCTTTTCATCTTGATTTTCTTGATAACCTTTCTCTTGTTTTCTCATTTATTCTTTGTGTAGCAGAACTTTATATTGGTTTACTGCTATTGTTTGGCGTTAAGTTGCGTTTAGCAGCTTGGGGAGCATTTCTTTTTATGCTTGTTTTTACGCCTTTAACTTTAATATTGGCATTAACTAATCCGATTTCAGACTGTGGGTGTTTTGGCGATGCTATTAAACTATCTAACTGGGGAACATTCATAAAAAATATCTTCTTTTTTATTGCTGCTGCAATTCTTTTTGCATCTCGTAAATCAATTACTTCAAAGTTTAGCGTGTTAAAAGAGTTTGCTGTAGCTATACTCTTATTGGCTATTTCTCTTTTGCCATCGATTCATGGTATCAGGCATCAACCTTTAATCGATTTTAGACCTTTTCATGTTGGTGCTAACCTACTTGACTATACTACTGTCCCCGATGATGCTCCGCAAGATGTTTATAAGACGATTCTTTACTATGAAAAGGATGGAGTGGTTAAAGAGTTTGACGAGTCTAACTATCCGTGGAATGATTCTACGTGGACTTTTGTCGATTCAAAATCGTATTTAGTACAAAAAGGATATACTCCACTAATTAATAATTTTGTGGTTTACTCCGAAGATGGGCATAATTATACCGATTCCATTTTATATTCTGATGGCTATTTACTGCTTCCTGTTATACCTTACACGAAATACCTTACAAAAGAAGCCGATGAAGTTTTCAATAAAATTAACAAAAAGGCATTTGAAAAAGGAATTAAGATTTTTGGTTTAGTCTCAGCATCGGGTAAAGACTTACTCGACCTTGAACAAAAACATAGGTTGTTCTTTCCTATGCTGCAGGCCGATGAGGTCATGCTTAAAACGATTGTCCGTTCTCAGCCTGGTCTACTCTTGCTTTATAATGGAACAATTATTGGTAAATGGCATTGGAGAGATATTCCTAAAGATTTGCTTGATGTTAAGAATCCTCATGCCTATCTTATAAAAACTCTTAAAAAGAGTAATGAAAACTATCAGGTTTTGGCAATATCCATATCTTTACTTTTACTATTACTTCTTATAAATGTTAATACCAAAAATCGGAGATAG